CGACACCGGGCCGAATGCCCAATCGAGCACGTCGCCCATCCCACGCGGCATGACGATGAATTCAATTGCTGACAACTCGGTTGTCGTTGCGTTCGCCGGTCCCCACACTGAGGGCGTGAACGCCCTAGAGATAGTTCATGTGTCGCCGACCTCGGCGCTGCTGCATCAATGGCACTCGGTCATGAGGACGGCGTACACCGACGGTCACGACGCGATGTGGTGGGAGTCGTTGCCCCAGTTGCAGCACTCTGTGACCATCCCGCACTCGCGCCGCAGTCGTTACCTGTTCGCTGCAATGCGCGACAGGTGGTGCGCTGGCGCTCTCGAAATCGCTGGGCAGGTGGACCACCCGGCGGAACCGGTGCAGATCGAGCTCGGTGTGGCCCGTGACCACCAGGGCAATGGCGTGGGGCGTGAGCTGGCTTCGTACGCAGTGGGTTTCGCGGTGGGTCACGGGCATACGACGCTGCAGACGGAGGTGTCCGTGCCGGTCGGACAGGCGCTGGAATCAACGAGGTCGGGCCTGTTCCTGGCCCGAGCAGGATTCACGGTGGGCAATGTCGAAGACCGGCTCCTGCTGGAGCTGCCGTGGGACGGCCGTGGTGAGCGCGCAGCTTCCTGCCCCGGACTCGTGCTGTCGTCCTGGGTCGGTGCGTGCCCGGGTGAGCACGAGATCGCCTGGTCTGCGCTGGAGCAGCAGATGGAGGAGGATGTCCCCATCGGCGGCCTGACTCGCAGCAATACGACGGTCGATATCGCCCGGATGCGAGAGGGTGAGCAACGATCTGCTGCCCGTGGCTGGCTCCTGGTACGCACCATGGCGTCGCTGCACGGTGCTCCCTGTGGCTATACCGAACTGATGGTCGACATTCACGACCCGGCGCTGGTGGTGCAGGAATCCACCCTGGTCGAGCGCGCCGCACGAGGCCGTGGCATCGGCAACGCACTCAAATCGGCCAACCTGCGCCGACTCGCTGAGCTGCCGAACGATCTGGTGTCCCGGATGGAGTACGTGCAGACCTACACGGCGCAGCAGAATGCGCCGATGCAACGACTGAACGAGCAGTTCGGTTTCGTCCGGGTAGGCACGCTGCACGACGCCGAGCAACAGTTGCCCGACGCCGCGATTGCCGCCGATAACTAGGATCACCCCTCATGGCGACCAGTGAGCACGACCACGGATGCCCGTCACACCGCGCATGGGTGGCGGATGCCGTGCGTAAGGTCACTGCTGATGCCAATCGATCTGCTGATACGCATCTGATCCCGTTGCGGCTGGCGGGTTTCGACGGCATCGACATCTATCTCAAAGACGAGTCCACCCACCCGACGGGGAGCCTGAAGCACCGACTCGCGCGCAGCCTGTTCCTCTACGCGTTGTGCAACGGCTGGATCGCAGAGACCACCACGGTCGTCGAGGCGTCCAGCGGTTCGACGGCGGTCAGCGAGGCGTACTTCGCGCAGTTGCTCGGGTTGGAGTTCGTCGCGGTGATGCCCCGCACCACCAGCGTGGAGAAGATCGCGTTGATCCAGCGCTATGGCGGTCGCTGTCACTTCGTCGACGACGCGGGCGCTGTCTACGCCGCAGCCGAGCAGATCGCGCGCGACAGCGGCGGGCACTACCTGGACCAGTTCACCTACGCCGAGCGGGCCACGGACTGGCGGGGCAACAACAACATTGCCGAGTCGATCTTCTCCCAGATGCGGTTGGAGCGGCACCCGGAGCCCTCCTGGATCGTGGTCGGTGCAGGCACCGGTGGTACGAGCGCGACGATCGGCCGATACCTGCGCTACCAGGGTCTTTCGACGAAATTGTGCGTGGTCGACCCCGAAGGGTCGGCTTTCCACGGCGGTTGGGCCAGCGGCGACCGTACCCATACGACCGGTAGGGGTTCGCGGATCGAGGGAATCGGTCGACCGCGGGTCGAGCCCTCATTCCAACCCGAGATCGTCGATGCGATGATCCAGGTCCCGGATGCTGCTTCTATCGCTGCCATGCACCTGCTGCACGAGCGCACCGGCCTGTTCGCGGGCGGTTCGAGCGGCACCAACCTGAGCGGCGTCCTTGAGTTGGCCTGTCGGATGCGAGCGGCCGGCGTGGACGGCAGCATCGTGACGCTGCTGTGCGACGGCGGGGAACGTTACGCAGCCACCTATTACGACCGCGACTGGTTGGCAGCTGCAGGCATCGATCCGTCCGGTCACCGTTCGGTGTTGGAGGCCGCGATGGATGACGGGGTCTGGCACGCGTACGGCGAACCCGCCCGCGCCCATTAACCTGAAGGTCCACTCCCTAATCCCCATCAACATCGCAGGAGAGCCTCGTTGAGCCCTGTCTTCGACTGCGCGTCACCGCAGACCCGCGAGGAGGGTGTCTCCGCCGCAAAAGATGCCACCGACAGCGGTGATTGCGTCGTGTTGCCGACCGACACCGTCTACGGCATCGGTGTCGACGCCTTCAACCCCTCAGCCGTGCAGAAACTGCTGGATGCCAAGGGTCGAGGTCGCGATATGCCGCCACCCGTGCTGATCCCGGCGCTCACCACAGTGGACGGGCTGGCGACGGCGGTACCTTCCTATGCCCGTCGGCTGATGGAGGCGTTCTGGCCGGGCGGACTGACACTGATCTTCCGTGCGCAGCCCTCTCTCGCGTGGGATCTGGGCGACAGCAACGGCACCGTGGGTTTGCGGATGCCTGACGATGACATCGCGCTGGAGCTGCTCTCACGAGTCGGTCCGATGGCCGTCAGTTCGGCCAACCGCACCGGCAAACCGACTGCGACCACCATCACTGAAGCCGGTTTCGCGCTCGGTCCCGCGGTCGAGGTCTACCTGGACGGTGGAACACGCGAGGGCCGTGAACCGTCCACGATCCTGGACTGCACAACCCCGGACCCAGTGCTGCTGCGGGTCGGTGCGGTGTCGGCGCAGGCGCTGCGCGAGGTGCTGGCCGGTGTCGAATTGATCGAAGTAGCTGCCATCGAACAGTTCGAGGGTTACGGCGAACCCGACGCGGCCCACGAACCCGACGCGGCCCGCAAACCCGACGCGGCCCACAAACCCGACGACGGCGCGGTTGACCTCTCCAAGGTGCAGCCGGAGTCGGCCACGCACGCAGCGCCCGAGCCGGTCAACCTGACCAAGGGCGAGCCCGACACCACCTCCACCACCTCCTCCGATTCCTAAGGTGACCCGATGACCGACTCCTCCACACCGTTCTACGGTTCCGACTTCAACGCGCTTGCGCAGTTCGACCCGGAGATATCCGACGTCCTGTTGTCCGAGTTGGATCGGTTGCGCACCGGACTTCAGCTCATCGCCAGCGAGAACATGTCCAGCCCCGCGGTCTTGACGGCGCTGGGTTCGACGTTGTCCAACAAGTACGCCGAGGGCTACCCCGGTCGTCGCTACTACGGCGGGTGCTCCGAGGTAGACAAGGCCGAGACCCTCGCCATCGAGCGGTGCAAGACGCTGTTCGACGCCGAGCATGCGAATGTGCAGGCCCATTCGGGGGCCAGCGCCAACCTGGCCGTCTACGGGGCGTTCATGAAGCCGGGGGAGACGCTGCTCGGTATGTCGTTGCCGATGGGTGGTCACCTGACGCATGGAACCAAGGTCAGCTTCTCCGGTAAGTGGTTCAACGCGGTCGGGTACGGCGTGGAGAAGGATTCGGAGAACATCGACTACGCCGAGGTCGAGCGGCTCGCGAAGGAGCACCGGCCAAAGATCATCCTGGCCGGAGGTTCGGCCATCCCACGGTTGATCGACTTCGAATTCTTCCGCAACCTCGCCGACGAGATCGGCGCGATCTTCTGGGTCGACGCGGCGCACTTCATCGGTCTGGTCGCCGGTAAGGCGATCCCGTCGCCGGTGCCGTACGCCGACGTGGTCACCTTCACCACCCACAAGGTGCTGCGCGGTCCCCGTTCGGGTGCGCTGGTCTGCAAGGCCGAGCACGCGGCGAAGCTGGACAAGGCCATTTTTCCGATGATGCAGGGTGGCCCGCAGATGCACACGATTGCGGCGAAGGCAGTCAACTTCAAAGAGTGCGCGACGCCGGAGTACGCCACCTACGCCGCACAGGTCATCAAGAACGCGCAGGCGCTCGCCGGTGCGCTGGGTGAGCGCGGTATCCGTCCGACCACGGGCGGCACCGACACCCACCTGTCGCTGCACGACCTGCAGGGCATCGACGTCACCGGTGCGCAGGCCGAGGAGCGCGCGGATGCCGCGGGCATCGTGCTGAACAAGAACGCCATTCCCTACGACCCGCAGAAGCCGAACATCGCCTCCGGTATCCGGGTCGGCAGTCCCAGCGTGACGACGCAGGGAATGGGTACGACGGAAATGACGACGATCGCCGACCTGATCCACCGGGCCATCACTCAGGGCGACGGATCACCGCAGCACGCGGTGGCGCAGCAGGTGCGGGCCGAAGTCGCTGACCTGGTGGGCCGCTTCCCGGCATACCCGCGCCCCGCCTAGGCGGCCCGGTCCCAGCTCGTGCGCGAATACCTGCTCGTTGCCGTGATCGCCGCGGTTGTCACCTATGTGACGACCCCGGCGATCCGGTGGCTGGGGATGCGGTTCGGGGCGGTGACCCCGGTGCGCCAACGCGACGTCCACTCGGTGCCGATCCCGCGCCTGGGCGGCGTCGCCATGCTGCTGGGGTTCGCAGCAGCGGTTCTCGTCGCCAGCAAATTGCCGTACCTGAAGGGTTTGACCAACGGCGCGAACCACCAGGTCGTAGCGACCTTGCTGGGCGCCGCCTTCATCACTGTGGTGGGGGCGATTGACGACTTCCGCGAGCTGGACCCGGTGACGAAGTTCGCGGGCCAGCTCATTGCGGCCGGCATCATCGCGTTCGGAGGGGTGCAGCTCGCCGCTCTTCCGACCGGTGACGCGACCACAATCTTGCCGCAACCCATCCTGATCGTGCTGACTTTCGTCATCGTGCTCGGGATGACGAATGCGGTGAACTTCGCCGATGGGTTGGACGGCCTGGCCGCCGGTTTCGTGGCGATCGCCGCAGTGGCGTTCTTCGCGTGGGCCTACCAGGTCGCGCATCTGTTCCCGGACTCCTCCGGGCGGGTCTTCACCGCGTCCGCCTTCCTCGCGGCAGCCACGGCCGGCTGTTGCCTGGGTTTCCTGCCGCACAATTTCTATCCGGCGCGGCTGTTCATGGGGGATGCCGGGGCGTTGCTGCTGGGGCTGCTGCTGTCGGCGTCGACCATCTCCTTCACCGGCAACCTGCCGCCCAATCAGGTCGCTCAGGCGTCGGCGGCGTTCTGGGTGCCGGTCGCGTTGCCGGTCGCGATCCTGGCGCTGCCCGTGCTCGACGTGATCCTGGCCGTCAAGCGGCGCGGGCCGAAGTTCTGGAAGCCGGACCGGAGCCATCTGCACCACAAGATGCTCGACATCGGTCACTCGCACCGTCGGGCGGTGCTGCTGCTCTATCTGTGGTCCGCATCATTGGCGCTGGGGGTGTTGATGTTCAGCTACGTCAAGACCGGCTGGGCCGTATCTGCGCTCGTGGCGCTGATCGCCATCAGTGCGCTGCTGACTCTCTGGCTTCCGAGGTGGAGAAGGGCAGGGAGCTTGTGATAGTTTTCACAAGGTAGCCGCAGGCTGCTTTGCCCTTCGCGAGACGCCCGGGAGACCGATGTCGACGCCCACGATCTGGCAGGAGAACGAGCCAATGAAGGACTCACCGTCCGCTCACGACACCGCTTCGGTGCCTGCTGAGCCCGTGGTGCCGTCGCCATTCGACGTGATGCTCAAGACGGCCCTCGTGCCGAGCGTGATCGCCGGCATCGTGACCGCAGTGGTCGCGTTGTTGATCGGGGGCGGTCGTGCCGGCCTGTCGGCCGGGTTCGGTGCCCTGCTCGCTCTGTTCTTCTTCGCCGCCGGCCTGCTGGTGATGCGCAAGGTGATCGACGTCAACGGGGTCGCTCTGATGGCAGCCGCGATGGCAGTCTTCTTCGGCCAGTTAATCCTGGTCATCCTTCTGATGTTCGCAGCGACGTCACTGCTGGATCTGCAGCCCGTTCCTACCGTGCTTGCAGTCGCCGTCGTCGTGCTGGTATGGCAGGGATTCCAGGTGCTGGGCTTCGTGCGCAGCCGCCGACCTGTGTACGACCCGCCGACTGCGGGGGACGGCGCAGCATGATCGGGGGCCTCGAATTTCGGGTAACCTTGGCGCCGGATCACCCCTGCGGCGACGGGTGCGGGCACCGCACACCCCGATCGGCTCAGGGCCGTGCGCTGTTGATCGCGCACCAAGATGACATTTTTAGCTGGGTAGTTGCTGATGACATGATGACGAAGGAGATTCTGTGAGCGCGACACTCGCTGCCGCTGCCGCCCCCTACGCGGCTGTCATGAGCGGGGATAAGTTCCAGCCGCCCGGGATCTCAGACTTCTGGCAGCCGCTCATCGGCAATGGCGCCTTCGCGCTCACCCGTCCGAGCGTGGTTCTTGTTTTGAGCGTTGTGCTACTCGGCTGGTTCTTCTACAGCGTCAGCGGCAAGCTGACTGTGGTTCCCAGCAAGCGCCAGTTCAAGACGGAGCTCATTTACGGGTTCGTCCGCGACACCATTGGACGCGACGTCATCGGCACCAAAGAGTTTCGGCGCTTCCTACCGTTGCTCTTCACCCTGTTCACAGTCATCGTTCTCAACAATGTGGCCGGCGTGATCCCATTTGTGCAGTTTGCGACATTCAGCAGGATCGGTTTCTGCATCGTTGCAACTGGGATCGTCTATGTGGTGTATCACGCAGTCGGAATTCAGGCAAAGGGTGGAGTACTTCCCTACTTCAAGTCGATCATGCCGCCAGGACTGCCATGGTGGATCTCCTGGTTCGTGTACACCCTGGAACTGGTGACCTTCTTCATCACTAGGCCAGTGACGCTGGCCCTGCGACTTTTCGGAAACATGCTTGCTGGCCACGTGATGTTGCTGGTCTTCAGCCTCGGTGGTGAGTACCTGCTGTTGCACGGGAGCAATCTGTTCTTGAATGCATCAGGTGTGGTGTCGTTCGGCTTCACGATCGTCATGACCCTTTTCGAACTCATCATCGAGTTCCTGCAGGCTTTCATCTTCACCATGTTGGCGGCCATCTACATCTCCGGCGCACTGGCCGAAGAGCACTAAGACTTCTCAATCACCTCCACCGAATCATCCCGACGCGCCGGCACCGAGCCGGAGCGCCAACGAAAGGAACAAGAATGACTGGCAACCTCGCCATCGTCGGTTACGGACTCTCCGCGATCGGCCCCGGCATCGGTATCGGCTTGATCTTCGCGGCCTACATCAACGGTGTTGCCCGCCAGCCCGAGGTCCGCGGTCAGCTGCAGACCATTGCCTTCATCGGCTTCGCACTTGCCGAGGCACTTGCACTGCTGGGCCTGGTCTTCGGATTCATTTTCAAGTAGGTCGCGATGCGTCTCAGGACGAATATTTCACCCGGATCACGTCAGTAAGGATCGATCGTGGCATTCACCAGTCTTGCGACCGAAGGCGGCACGTGGGGCACCCAAATCCCCATCATCCCGCAACCGGCCGAGCTGATCATCGGCCTCATTGCGTTCGGGGTCATCTACTTCATCTACAAGAAGTACGTCGTGCCCCGGTTGGAGCAGATGTACGACGAGCGGACCGCTGCCATTGAAGGCGGCATGGAGCAGGCCGAGGAGGCGCAGGCGCAAGCTGCAGCCGCCAAGGCGAAGTACGACGAGCAGTTGTCGCACGCTCAGGGCGAAGCATCCAAGATCCGCGAGGACGCAAAGGCTCAGGGCGCGACGATCATTTCGGAAGCGCGTGAGCAGGCGAACGTCGAGGCCGAGCGCATCGTCGCGGCTGCCCACAAGCAGACCGAGGCCGAGCGTCAGCAGGCGTCGGTGCAGCTGCGCAGTGAGGTCGGCACGATCTCGACCAATCTCGCCAGCCGCATCGTGGGCGAATCCCTGGAGGACGACGTCCGCCGGCGCGGAATCGTCGACCGGTTCCTGGCCGACCTCGAGTCCGGGGCCGTCAAGCCGGAGAAGGTCGGATCGACAGGTCCGGAGGCAGGCAGCTGATGGAGGGCAGTTCACGGTCATCATTGGCCGGAGCTCGGGACACCCTGCACAGCCAGCTCGGCGAT
This portion of the Dermatophilaceae bacterium Sec6.4 genome encodes:
- a CDS encoding GNAT family N-acetyltransferase, with product MNALEIVHVSPTSALLHQWHSVMRTAYTDGHDAMWWESLPQLQHSVTIPHSRRSRYLFAAMRDRWCAGALEIAGQVDHPAEPVQIELGVARDHQGNGVGRELASYAVGFAVGHGHTTLQTEVSVPVGQALESTRSGLFLARAGFTVGNVEDRLLLELPWDGRGERAASCPGLVLSSWVGACPGEHEIAWSALEQQMEEDVPIGGLTRSNTTVDIARMREGEQRSAARGWLLVRTMASLHGAPCGYTELMVDIHDPALVVQESTLVERAARGRGIGNALKSANLRRLAELPNDLVSRMEYVQTYTAQQNAPMQRLNEQFGFVRVGTLHDAEQQLPDAAIAADN
- a CDS encoding PLP-dependent cysteine synthase family protein, yielding MATSEHDHGCPSHRAWVADAVRKVTADANRSADTHLIPLRLAGFDGIDIYLKDESTHPTGSLKHRLARSLFLYALCNGWIAETTTVVEASSGSTAVSEAYFAQLLGLEFVAVMPRTTSVEKIALIQRYGGRCHFVDDAGAVYAAAEQIARDSGGHYLDQFTYAERATDWRGNNNIAESIFSQMRLERHPEPSWIVVGAGTGGTSATIGRYLRYQGLSTKLCVVDPEGSAFHGGWASGDRTHTTGRGSRIEGIGRPRVEPSFQPEIVDAMIQVPDAASIAAMHLLHERTGLFAGGSSGTNLSGVLELACRMRAAGVDGSIVTLLCDGGERYAATYYDRDWLAAAGIDPSGHRSVLEAAMDDGVWHAYGEPARAH
- a CDS encoding L-threonylcarbamoyladenylate synthase, encoding MSPVFDCASPQTREEGVSAAKDATDSGDCVVLPTDTVYGIGVDAFNPSAVQKLLDAKGRGRDMPPPVLIPALTTVDGLATAVPSYARRLMEAFWPGGLTLIFRAQPSLAWDLGDSNGTVGLRMPDDDIALELLSRVGPMAVSSANRTGKPTATTITEAGFALGPAVEVYLDGGTREGREPSTILDCTTPDPVLLRVGAVSAQALREVLAGVELIEVAAIEQFEGYGEPDAAHEPDAARKPDAAHKPDDGAVDLSKVQPESATHAAPEPVNLTKGEPDTTSTTSSDS
- the glyA gene encoding serine hydroxymethyltransferase, which translates into the protein MTDSSTPFYGSDFNALAQFDPEISDVLLSELDRLRTGLQLIASENMSSPAVLTALGSTLSNKYAEGYPGRRYYGGCSEVDKAETLAIERCKTLFDAEHANVQAHSGASANLAVYGAFMKPGETLLGMSLPMGGHLTHGTKVSFSGKWFNAVGYGVEKDSENIDYAEVERLAKEHRPKIILAGGSAIPRLIDFEFFRNLADEIGAIFWVDAAHFIGLVAGKAIPSPVPYADVVTFTTHKVLRGPRSGALVCKAEHAAKLDKAIFPMMQGGPQMHTIAAKAVNFKECATPEYATYAAQVIKNAQALAGALGERGIRPTTGGTDTHLSLHDLQGIDVTGAQAEERADAAGIVLNKNAIPYDPQKPNIASGIRVGSPSVTTQGMGTTEMTTIADLIHRAITQGDGSPQHAVAQQVRAEVADLVGRFPAYPRPA
- a CDS encoding MraY family glycosyltransferase; translated protein: MREYLLVAVIAAVVTYVTTPAIRWLGMRFGAVTPVRQRDVHSVPIPRLGGVAMLLGFAAAVLVASKLPYLKGLTNGANHQVVATLLGAAFITVVGAIDDFRELDPVTKFAGQLIAAGIIAFGGVQLAALPTGDATTILPQPILIVLTFVIVLGMTNAVNFADGLDGLAAGFVAIAAVAFFAWAYQVAHLFPDSSGRVFTASAFLAAATAGCCLGFLPHNFYPARLFMGDAGALLLGLLLSASTISFTGNLPPNQVAQASAAFWVPVALPVAILALPVLDVILAVKRRGPKFWKPDRSHLHHKMLDIGHSHRRAVLLLYLWSASLALGVLMFSYVKTGWAVSALVALIAISALLTLWLPRWRRAGSL
- the atpB gene encoding F0F1 ATP synthase subunit A — translated: MSATLAAAAAPYAAVMSGDKFQPPGISDFWQPLIGNGAFALTRPSVVLVLSVVLLGWFFYSVSGKLTVVPSKRQFKTELIYGFVRDTIGRDVIGTKEFRRFLPLLFTLFTVIVLNNVAGVIPFVQFATFSRIGFCIVATGIVYVVYHAVGIQAKGGVLPYFKSIMPPGLPWWISWFVYTLELVTFFITRPVTLALRLFGNMLAGHVMLLVFSLGGEYLLLHGSNLFLNASGVVSFGFTIVMTLFELIIEFLQAFIFTMLAAIYISGALAEEH
- the atpE gene encoding ATP synthase F0 subunit C; translation: MTGNLAIVGYGLSAIGPGIGIGLIFAAYINGVARQPEVRGQLQTIAFIGFALAEALALLGLVFGFIFK
- a CDS encoding F0F1 ATP synthase subunit B, coding for MAFTSLATEGGTWGTQIPIIPQPAELIIGLIAFGVIYFIYKKYVVPRLEQMYDERTAAIEGGMEQAEEAQAQAAAAKAKYDEQLSHAQGEASKIREDAKAQGATIISEAREQANVEAERIVAAAHKQTEAERQQASVQLRSEVGTISTNLASRIVGESLEDDVRRRGIVDRFLADLESGAVKPEKVGSTGPEAGS